A window from Opitutia bacterium ISCC 52 encodes these proteins:
- a CDS encoding polysaccharide biosynthesis tyrosine autokinase, whose amino-acid sequence MKKDNPEARGYYYYDSGYNNGGYGGGGDMGPQRSFHDYLLIIRERIWWILVIFVLVQLVTTLVVLNMRGTEDFNTQVGILESNAIIEQVGNRLKGDERERFLEPYLKGKDPNDVSIDLILFENRKIIPKRLTRIIAVEFVHPDPELASKVANLFVDEYIGYNQRKQLETSLKAVEDLRIRADQQRSKLEELEFRLQEYREEHNTVSFDERSSVENEKLRVLNLKSAEAEAFLYEVQSRWNLIEKYQAEGKKVNDLSFIANSLLVQKLNSDLSVARVEVASLSKRYREKHPTMIAAMRSYEEIQGELESALQSEVDRVYSDLLQARTRREEAESSVAEQEKILMGIDRLSVDYETIQREAEVNTVMYQTLVARMRETNISSSLDNANARVLDRAGMALDPYWPNYILFFGAGIFGGGILGIGIAFVIAYMDDRVKSAFDIENVIGVPLLGIISEVKNLPAPEKAKIVSSTMENQASEGFRALHSGLKLNGESKVAQCFLVTSTVPGEGKSFISTNLALTFASHGEKTLLVDCDLRLPNIAKSLELNNELGIIDYCYGKATFDEVIKRDEKTGLDVISTGGRANNPSQILSSGRLEEFFQEARSKYARIIVDTPPISAVSDSLLILPLVDGVLYTIKFNAVKRKAIMMNMRRLMDSSVPVFGAVLNNLKLSVSGYYYSYQYHKYKDYHYRQTPLPQSDPKEHQKIS is encoded by the coding sequence ATGAAAAAGGACAATCCAGAAGCTAGAGGTTATTACTACTACGATTCCGGGTACAACAATGGCGGCTATGGTGGGGGAGGCGATATGGGGCCCCAACGCAGCTTCCACGACTACCTGCTTATCATTCGTGAACGAATCTGGTGGATACTGGTGATATTCGTGCTCGTGCAGTTAGTTACCACGCTCGTCGTTCTAAACATGCGTGGAACCGAAGATTTTAATACCCAGGTCGGCATTCTTGAAAGTAATGCCATCATTGAGCAGGTGGGTAATCGGCTCAAAGGAGATGAGCGGGAGCGCTTTCTTGAACCTTATTTGAAGGGTAAGGATCCGAACGACGTTTCGATAGATCTTATCCTTTTTGAGAACCGCAAAATTATTCCCAAGCGGCTGACTCGAATTATAGCGGTTGAGTTTGTTCATCCAGATCCTGAGTTGGCTTCCAAGGTAGCCAATCTCTTTGTGGATGAGTATATTGGTTACAATCAGCGTAAGCAGCTGGAAACCTCCCTCAAAGCGGTTGAAGATCTTCGAATCCGCGCCGATCAGCAAAGAAGCAAACTGGAGGAGTTAGAATTTAGGCTTCAAGAATACCGTGAAGAGCATAACACCGTCTCGTTTGATGAGCGGTCATCGGTTGAGAATGAAAAGCTCAGAGTCCTCAACCTCAAGAGTGCAGAAGCGGAAGCTTTTCTTTATGAAGTGCAATCTCGCTGGAACCTCATCGAGAAATACCAAGCAGAAGGTAAAAAGGTCAATGATCTCAGTTTTATCGCCAACAGTCTCCTTGTTCAGAAACTGAATAGCGATCTTTCGGTTGCTCGTGTGGAGGTGGCATCTCTCTCGAAGCGCTATCGTGAAAAGCACCCCACCATGATTGCAGCTATGCGATCTTACGAGGAAATCCAAGGGGAGTTGGAAAGTGCCCTTCAATCCGAAGTTGACCGGGTCTATTCCGACTTACTCCAAGCTCGTACTCGTCGAGAAGAAGCGGAATCTTCGGTGGCAGAACAGGAAAAAATACTGATGGGTATCGACCGATTGAGTGTCGACTACGAGACCATCCAGCGTGAAGCCGAGGTGAACACGGTGATGTACCAGACACTGGTTGCGCGGATGCGGGAAACGAACATTTCCTCAAGCTTGGACAATGCGAATGCGCGTGTGCTTGATAGAGCAGGCATGGCGCTCGATCCATACTGGCCCAATTATATCCTGTTTTTTGGTGCTGGAATTTTTGGTGGCGGGATTTTGGGCATAGGTATTGCCTTCGTTATCGCTTACATGGACGACCGTGTGAAATCAGCATTCGATATTGAGAATGTGATTGGGGTTCCTCTCCTAGGGATCATTTCCGAAGTAAAAAATCTGCCGGCTCCTGAGAAAGCCAAAATTGTCAGTTCGACGATGGAAAACCAGGCTTCCGAAGGTTTTCGTGCGTTGCATTCCGGTCTTAAGCTAAACGGAGAAAGCAAAGTGGCACAATGCTTCCTGGTTACTTCGACGGTTCCTGGAGAAGGCAAGTCATTCATCTCTACCAATCTAGCACTGACCTTCGCCTCTCACGGCGAAAAAACATTGTTGGTGGACTGTGATCTGCGTCTTCCCAATATCGCCAAGTCGCTCGAGCTTAATAACGAGTTGGGAATCATCGACTACTGTTATGGAAAGGCCACTTTTGACGAAGTCATAAAGAGGGATGAAAAAACGGGGCTCGATGTTATTTCTACAGGTGGACGCGCGAACAATCCTTCCCAGATTCTTAGTTCAGGTAGGCTCGAAGAGTTCTTTCAGGAAGCGCGTTCCAAATATGCCCGAATCATTGTGGATACTCCCCCTATTTCAGCGGTGAGTGACTCCCTTCTCATTTTGCCTCTGGTCGACGGTGTGCTTTACACCATCAAGTTTAACGCTGTGAAACGGAAGGCCATCATGATGAATATGCGCCGATTGATGGATTCTAGTGTGCCTGTATTCGGGGCGGTGCTTAATAACCTCAAGCTATCTGTTTCGGGATACTACTACTCCTACCAGTATCACAAGTATAAGGACTATCACTATAGGCAAACACCGCTGCCTCAGTCCGATCCTAAAGAGCATCAGAAGATTTCTTAG
- a CDS encoding polysaccharide export protein — MKRLIQSVFPVVLACSLGVCFPHALSAQNTKDSAGNYLLNPSDLLRVEVFQEPDLIREVRVAQDGSIVLPLIGKIYVGGKSVFDAESLITELYNRDYLVNPQINVTITEYALRRVNVIGQVNKPGIVIFPPEEEMVLLEAISLAGGSNRLADKGKVTLTRTLPNGKSETFSIDTRKLISGDQSMTWDLQKDDVIFVPERVF; from the coding sequence ATGAAGCGATTAATTCAGTCTGTTTTTCCGGTGGTTCTAGCTTGCTCTTTAGGAGTTTGTTTCCCCCATGCTTTAAGCGCTCAAAATACAAAAGATAGTGCCGGGAATTACCTCCTGAATCCTTCGGATTTATTAAGGGTAGAAGTCTTTCAGGAGCCAGATCTAATTCGTGAAGTTCGAGTGGCTCAGGATGGAAGCATCGTGTTGCCGCTGATTGGAAAGATTTATGTGGGTGGGAAATCGGTTTTCGATGCCGAGAGCTTGATAACGGAACTCTACAATCGAGATTATCTAGTTAACCCACAAATCAACGTAACGATCACCGAGTATGCATTGCGCAGGGTAAACGTCATCGGACAGGTCAACAAGCCAGGTATCGTCATCTTTCCTCCTGAAGAGGAGATGGTTTTGCTGGAAGCGATTTCCCTGGCTGGGGGATCCAACCGCTTGGCCGACAAAGGCAAAGTCACACTCACGCGAACGCTTCCTAATGGGAAATCAGAAACCTTCAGTATCGACACTCGTAAGCTCATCAGTGGGGATCAATCCATGACATGGGATCTTCAAAAGGATGATGTGATCTTTGTCCCAGAGCGCGTATTCTAA
- a CDS encoding outer membrane beta-barrel protein yields the protein MRGEIGAKTTGEIRVGIQERDFNTPGVKDEDLLSVDARAVWQATEKSNLSVLFSRDFNADSFGTSIESSDFQVGGSTALQENLTGFANIRFSKDDYQGGRSDDGLYGQVGVTFSPSSNTAVSVAYVIYNNSSDFIPADFDNSVFNISGTLRF from the coding sequence GTGCGTGGTGAGATCGGTGCGAAAACAACCGGTGAAATTCGCGTGGGTATCCAGGAACGCGATTTCAATACACCCGGTGTAAAGGATGAAGATCTTCTATCTGTTGATGCACGCGCTGTCTGGCAGGCCACCGAGAAATCCAATTTATCCGTACTCTTTTCGCGTGACTTCAACGCAGACTCATTTGGTACATCCATTGAATCCTCGGACTTTCAAGTGGGAGGTTCTACCGCCCTTCAAGAAAATCTCACAGGATTTGCGAATATCCGATTTTCCAAGGACGATTATCAAGGAGGGCGCAGCGATGATGGGCTTTATGGTCAGGTGGGTGTCACGTTCTCTCCAAGTTCCAACACCGCCGTGTCTGTCGCTTACGTCATTTACAACAACAGTAGCGACTTTATCCCAGCGGATTTTGACAATAGTGTCTTCAATATTTCTGGAACACTTCGCTTTTAA
- a CDS encoding hemolysin family protein, translating to MITASTIQLASLVAVLIGLKAVFVMTEFSLIRLRFSHFNTELLEELQKARRMSGLLHGTDRVLRFLRLGATAVTLFLGLVLVPFTKQLGLSFSVEETTGSWLVLYGVVFASAITLHYVLGHLLPRGIALQHPAGVLKATSWLIWFLVGVFYPVQKIFDMLSRGLLRLFRLDPKVSLNKLDLETQIKNLDEETEIPEFTQRVFKNVISMRDLVVQDVLLPRNQLQFFDLEDGNEVNFRLSKTAGHTRFPLCEGDLDNCIGIMHIKDLYCSEDEVLKMDFRKLARPVVYVGADDPLETVLERLLELRIHMALVRDDFGGTVGAITMENIVEELVGNIQDEFDSEAEQIEEVQEDVFIVDGLTPIHDVEEKLDMEIDEEEVSTIGGLITSELGKIPDAGQTIRVKNLEIEAVVVDQKRVLTARVKVIQPSEED from the coding sequence GTGATCACCGCCTCGACGATACAGTTAGCTAGCTTGGTTGCAGTCCTCATTGGGCTCAAAGCGGTATTTGTCATGACCGAGTTCAGCCTAATCAGGCTGAGATTTAGTCACTTTAACACGGAGCTGTTGGAGGAACTGCAAAAAGCCAGGAGGATGTCTGGTCTTCTTCATGGCACTGACCGTGTTTTGCGGTTTTTGCGCTTAGGAGCTACCGCGGTAACGCTTTTCTTAGGACTGGTTTTGGTGCCTTTTACAAAACAATTGGGACTATCCTTCAGTGTAGAAGAAACCACCGGATCGTGGCTCGTTCTCTATGGGGTGGTTTTTGCTTCGGCCATCACTCTCCATTATGTGCTGGGGCACCTCCTGCCACGCGGCATTGCGTTGCAGCATCCAGCCGGAGTCCTCAAGGCGACTTCCTGGCTGATCTGGTTTTTGGTGGGAGTATTCTATCCGGTCCAAAAAATCTTCGATATGCTTTCGCGGGGCCTCTTACGCCTGTTCCGACTGGATCCCAAGGTGAGCCTCAATAAGCTCGATCTTGAAACTCAGATTAAGAATCTGGATGAGGAAACAGAGATCCCAGAGTTTACTCAACGGGTCTTTAAGAACGTCATTTCGATGAGAGACCTGGTTGTTCAGGATGTTTTGTTACCCCGAAATCAGCTTCAGTTCTTCGACCTTGAGGATGGCAATGAAGTGAATTTTAGATTGTCCAAAACGGCTGGCCATACCCGATTCCCCTTATGTGAAGGCGATTTGGATAATTGCATAGGGATCATGCATATTAAGGACCTGTATTGTTCTGAAGATGAAGTCCTGAAGATGGATTTCCGCAAACTGGCCAGGCCGGTAGTCTATGTAGGAGCGGATGATCCTCTTGAAACGGTTTTGGAAAGACTTCTAGAGCTGAGAATTCATATGGCCTTGGTTCGCGACGATTTTGGCGGAACCGTGGGTGCTATAACTATGGAGAATATTGTAGAGGAGTTGGTCGGCAATATACAGGACGAGTTTGATTCCGAGGCGGAGCAAATTGAGGAAGTGCAGGAGGATGTTTTCATCGTGGACGGACTCACTCCCATCCATGATGTGGAAGAGAAACTCGATATGGAGATTGATGAAGAGGAAGTGTCTACCATCGGTGGACTTATAACCTCGGAGCTCGGAAAGATTCCTGATGCGGGCCAGACCATACGTGTGAAGAATCTTGAGATTGAGGCAGTCGTTGTAGACCAGAAGCGCGTGCTCACTGCGCGGGTGAAGGTGATTCAACCGAGTGAGGAAGATTAA
- a CDS encoding histidinol-phosphate transaminase — protein sequence MPSDNLRFTDLANPSVLKQPIYEPGKPIDLVAREFGIDPSTTIKLASNENPLGASPKALQAVKSFLDETYLYPDGGCYVLRQKLSEKLGLAPDQFVFGNGSNEVIELIGHAFLKAGDEVVMGEQAFIVYKLITLLFQAHPVEVPLVNFTHDLDAMAAAVNERTKLVFLPAPNNPTGTLNPAHEILAFARSLPEHVIFVVDEAYAEYLKDPVDLRPLIEAGRKVICTRTFSKIYGLAGFRVGYGYCSAECASLLNRVREPFNVNAVAQVAATAALDDDEFVNASRECNDAGLQTLTTFCNDNRLSYVPSVGNFLLVNVGDGLRVFQELQKVGVIVRPMAPYGFPEHVRISIGTAAENQRLIATLQTTLGLS from the coding sequence ATGCCATCTGACAACCTTCGTTTCACGGATCTTGCTAATCCTTCGGTTCTAAAGCAGCCGATCTACGAGCCTGGTAAACCCATTGACCTGGTCGCTCGAGAGTTTGGCATAGATCCATCTACAACGATCAAGCTCGCCTCGAATGAGAATCCCCTGGGAGCTTCGCCCAAAGCATTGCAGGCCGTAAAATCGTTTTTAGATGAGACGTACCTTTATCCAGATGGCGGCTGTTATGTATTGCGACAAAAGCTATCCGAAAAGCTTGGTTTAGCACCTGACCAATTTGTTTTTGGGAATGGATCGAACGAAGTCATTGAACTAATCGGCCATGCGTTTTTGAAAGCAGGCGATGAGGTGGTGATGGGAGAACAGGCTTTTATTGTATACAAACTGATCACTCTCTTGTTTCAGGCCCATCCCGTTGAAGTTCCATTAGTCAATTTCACCCATGATTTGGATGCGATGGCCGCGGCTGTAAATGAGCGCACTAAGTTGGTTTTCCTGCCTGCTCCGAATAATCCTACTGGTACGTTGAATCCGGCACATGAGATTTTAGCCTTCGCTCGGTCATTGCCTGAGCATGTGATTTTCGTGGTCGATGAAGCTTACGCTGAATACCTGAAAGATCCAGTGGATCTCCGACCTCTAATCGAAGCAGGGCGCAAAGTTATCTGCACGCGGACGTTTTCCAAAATTTATGGGCTCGCAGGTTTTCGGGTGGGTTATGGTTACTGCAGTGCTGAGTGCGCTTCCTTGCTGAACCGCGTCCGTGAGCCATTCAATGTAAACGCGGTGGCTCAAGTGGCTGCAACCGCTGCTCTTGATGATGATGAATTTGTGAATGCAAGCCGCGAGTGTAATGATGCGGGGCTTCAAACGCTCACAACCTTCTGTAATGACAATCGCTTGTCCTATGTTCCCAGCGTCGGGAACTTTCTCTTGGTGAATGTGGGTGATGGTTTGCGTGTGTTTCAAGAGCTGCAAAAAGTGGGTGTGATTGTAAGACCCATGGCCCCATACGGATTTCCTGAACACGTGAGGATATCTATTGGTACTGCTGCAGAAAACCAGCGACTGATTGCGACATTGCAAACAACACTGGGACTTTCATAG
- a CDS encoding SDR family oxidoreductase, giving the protein MKLFLTGASGLLGHSLASAFLDAGWAVHASSHTKQPLDPRLQLYPCDLSKTHALRLLLETVRPDAIINAAALTIPAECAKAPDLSKALNITLPKTLAEFAAENKIRLIHFSTDMVFDGKVGNYVEDSPPNPTNLYGEHKLESENRIQDLNSEACTVRLPLLMGNSPARTRSVHEALWSQWSQGEITPLFEDEWRTPVSVSNVASLTKELLSTSTIQGLFHWAGSTHLNRWEMGNRIADKLEVPKQLLQRTLASDFPQFKDRPLNLTMDSSKLKVLVQTEPAPFENQLEDLRTPSP; this is encoded by the coding sequence ATGAAGCTATTTCTCACTGGCGCATCCGGTCTGCTTGGCCACTCACTTGCCTCCGCCTTCCTCGATGCAGGTTGGGCTGTACACGCAAGCTCGCACACTAAGCAGCCGCTTGATCCGAGACTACAGCTGTATCCTTGCGACCTTTCCAAAACTCATGCGCTAAGGCTTCTTCTGGAAACCGTCCGCCCTGACGCCATCATCAACGCTGCAGCGCTCACCATTCCAGCCGAATGCGCAAAGGCACCAGACCTATCGAAAGCCCTCAACATAACCCTGCCAAAGACGCTGGCCGAATTCGCAGCAGAAAATAAAATACGCCTTATCCATTTCTCTACCGACATGGTCTTCGACGGCAAAGTAGGAAACTACGTCGAGGATAGTCCACCGAACCCGACCAACCTCTATGGCGAGCATAAGCTTGAATCCGAAAATCGAATACAAGACCTAAACTCTGAAGCGTGCACCGTTCGACTACCTTTGTTGATGGGTAATAGTCCTGCCAGAACCCGCTCTGTCCATGAAGCCCTCTGGAGTCAATGGAGTCAGGGTGAAATAACTCCCCTTTTCGAGGACGAATGGCGCACTCCCGTCTCGGTTTCCAATGTTGCATCTTTGACGAAAGAGCTCCTCTCAACGTCCACTATTCAAGGACTCTTCCACTGGGCAGGGTCCACTCATTTGAATCGCTGGGAAATGGGGAATCGTATCGCCGACAAATTGGAAGTACCCAAGCAGTTACTACAACGAACGTTAGCTAGTGATTTTCCTCAATTCAAAGATCGCCCACTCAATCTCACGATGGACAGCTCCAAACTAAAGGTGCTGGTCCAAACAGAACCAGCACCTTTTGAAAATCAATTAGAGGACTTGAGAACCCCTTCTCCTTAA
- a CDS encoding type VI secretion system tube protein Hcp, producing the protein MKKLTAFVVSAALFSLISSSLFSAGYLKIGHIKGETIDKSNASEVGPIRWMAPESINNKRAAAGGTVTLTKRIDKSSPLLAKSHNSGGEIGEMALAEDGKQFLLKNVKVVSIKKKGRQELVTLRFQHREEFGQTRANHNTTRSNRLAPASGGATDYNSSRSNKRG; encoded by the coding sequence ATGAAAAAACTAACTGCCTTCGTCGTATCTGCAGCTCTGTTCTCGCTCATCTCCAGTTCCCTCTTCAGCGCTGGTTATTTAAAAATTGGCCATATCAAAGGTGAAACCATAGATAAGAGTAATGCTTCGGAAGTCGGACCTATTCGTTGGATGGCTCCTGAAAGTATAAACAATAAACGAGCCGCTGCTGGAGGAACCGTCACCCTCACCAAACGTATTGATAAGTCCTCTCCCTTGCTAGCCAAGTCCCACAATTCTGGTGGTGAAATCGGTGAGATGGCTCTTGCGGAAGATGGGAAGCAATTTCTGTTGAAGAATGTGAAGGTGGTTTCCATCAAGAAAAAAGGGAGACAAGAATTAGTGACACTGCGCTTTCAGCATCGTGAAGAGTTTGGTCAAACGAGGGCCAATCATAATACGACACGTTCGAACCGATTAGCTCCTGCCTCCGGTGGTGCAACGGACTATAACAGCAGTCGTTCAAACAAAAGAGGTTAA
- a CDS encoding class I SAM-dependent RNA methyltransferase — protein MPKAPRGFREGKYQYHEEVDVDIDNLTNLGQGVGRVDGWVLMVPFALPGERVRARVYRNHANYSDADLVEVLEPSPDRVEPRCNLFGLCGGCQYQNLNYEGQLRIKTNHVQELVDRQMGKGYTVEPAIGSPKPFGYRSKLTPHFQKPRAGKDFKIGFLEVGRRNRLVDVEQCPIATNEINEELPKARQNVFDNFKSYKNGATILLRHVQEGVETDFKAIVTEVVDDVVFRFKASEFFQNNPFILPLLAEHVLQEAQGDGVRYLLDTYCGSGLFALYVGRHFEQAVGIEISEKSVEYARDNAALNSLENCSFQVGDAAHLFANITHPADESVVIVDPPRKGCSEEFLEQLFAFGPARVVYVSCDPATHMRDLPKFLEAGYKITKLQPFDLFPQTRHIENVATLEKSV, from the coding sequence ATGCCCAAAGCACCTAGAGGATTCCGTGAAGGAAAATATCAATACCACGAAGAGGTGGATGTCGATATCGACAATCTGACCAATCTCGGCCAAGGCGTTGGACGCGTGGATGGATGGGTGCTAATGGTGCCCTTTGCTCTTCCGGGAGAACGGGTGAGGGCGCGAGTCTATCGTAATCATGCCAACTACTCGGATGCCGACTTGGTGGAGGTGTTAGAGCCTTCTCCGGATCGAGTGGAGCCCCGTTGCAATCTTTTTGGACTTTGTGGTGGGTGTCAGTATCAGAATTTAAACTACGAGGGACAGTTGAGAATTAAAACGAACCATGTCCAGGAGTTGGTTGATCGCCAAATGGGGAAAGGCTACACTGTGGAACCTGCAATTGGATCTCCAAAGCCTTTTGGCTATCGTTCCAAGTTGACTCCTCATTTCCAAAAACCACGTGCAGGAAAGGACTTTAAAATTGGGTTCCTTGAAGTGGGTCGACGAAATCGCCTGGTGGATGTGGAGCAGTGTCCGATTGCTACAAACGAGATTAATGAAGAACTGCCGAAGGCTCGGCAGAATGTATTTGATAACTTTAAGAGTTATAAAAACGGAGCAACCATTCTCCTTCGGCATGTGCAGGAAGGTGTGGAAACCGACTTCAAGGCCATCGTCACGGAAGTGGTTGATGATGTAGTGTTCCGCTTTAAGGCCAGTGAGTTTTTCCAAAATAATCCATTCATACTCCCTCTTCTTGCTGAGCATGTTCTGCAGGAGGCCCAAGGAGATGGCGTGCGCTATCTGCTGGATACCTATTGCGGGTCGGGATTGTTTGCGCTTTATGTAGGGCGCCATTTCGAGCAAGCGGTAGGGATCGAAATCAGTGAAAAATCAGTTGAGTATGCCCGCGACAATGCGGCGTTAAATAGTCTTGAGAACTGTAGCTTCCAAGTCGGTGATGCCGCGCACTTGTTTGCTAATATTACCCATCCAGCCGATGAATCCGTAGTCATTGTGGATCCCCCACGGAAGGGTTGCAGTGAGGAATTTCTTGAGCAGTTGTTTGCTTTTGGCCCAGCACGAGTGGTCTATGTGAGCTGTGATCCGGCGACCCATATGCGTGATTTGCCCAAGTTTTTGGAGGCTGGCTATAAGATCACAAAATTGCAGCCATTTGACCTTTTTCCGCAGACAAGGCACATCGAAAATGTAGCGACTTTGGAAAAGTCCGTGTAA
- a CDS encoding RNA methyltransferase, giving the protein MPLTTIDSLQNLRVKRAKALSQKRQRDREGLFLLEGERELARGLAAGIESTQIMLCPELFKHGEASEHLSEELLSGDIPVIYLARNVFEHCSYRENPDGFLAVCRTFSRSLEDIQLSDNALLLILESVEKPGNLGTILRTADATGVDALILNDPITDIFNPNVIRASAGVVFNVPTIIASSEETQYYLESQCIQSIATTPDTSTLYHEVALNKPSAILMGSEKDGLSNFWLKEADIKTRLPMSGQADSLNVSVTTAIMLYEAIRQRTN; this is encoded by the coding sequence ATGCCTCTGACAACCATTGATAGTCTCCAGAATTTACGTGTAAAACGCGCTAAAGCGCTGTCCCAAAAACGGCAACGCGATCGGGAAGGATTATTTCTGTTGGAGGGAGAACGCGAGTTAGCACGCGGCCTGGCGGCAGGCATTGAAAGTACACAGATCATGCTCTGCCCAGAGCTTTTTAAGCATGGAGAAGCCTCTGAGCACTTGAGCGAGGAACTTTTATCAGGAGACATTCCTGTCATATATCTCGCGAGAAATGTCTTCGAACATTGCTCCTACCGGGAAAATCCCGACGGATTCCTTGCTGTCTGCCGGACCTTTAGCCGTTCGCTTGAAGACATCCAATTATCCGACAACGCCCTCCTGCTCATTCTCGAGTCAGTTGAAAAACCAGGCAACCTCGGGACCATCCTACGCACTGCAGATGCCACTGGAGTGGATGCCTTAATTCTCAATGACCCCATCACAGACATATTTAACCCCAATGTCATTCGAGCTTCAGCGGGTGTGGTTTTCAATGTGCCCACCATCATAGCGTCGTCAGAGGAGACGCAATACTACTTAGAATCTCAATGTATCCAGTCCATTGCTACAACGCCTGATACATCCACCCTCTACCATGAGGTGGCGTTGAACAAACCTTCCGCTATTCTCATGGGCAGCGAGAAAGATGGACTCTCCAATTTTTGGTTGAAGGAAGCCGACATAAAAACCAGATTACCTATGTCTGGCCAGGCGGACTCCTTAAACGTCAGCGTTACAACCGCCATCATGCTGTATGAAGCTATCCGGCAGCGAACTAACTAA
- a CDS encoding NAD-dependent epimerase/dehydratase family protein, with protein sequence MKILVTGGGGFLGRYVVKKLLARGYTVRVLGRSEQPDLKEAGVDVIQGDIRDAKIVRAAARGAEVIQHIAAKAGVWGSWEDYYQTNVIGTRNVLNACKELGTKRLVYTSTPSVVFNGEVLQGVDENQPYGKDWLCHYAHTKRIAEEEVLSANDPDGSGLRTIALRPHLIWGVGDNHLIPRVVERARAGKLRIVGDGLNKVDIVHVENAADAQIRAQVALERQEGCGRAYFISQGEPVVLWDWINDLLKRLGVAPVEKQISLKSAYRVGAVMEGVWKTLRLKGEPPMTRFVATDLAKDHYFDISAARQNLGYQPTVSTEQGLEELVKALRAGS encoded by the coding sequence ATGAAGATATTGGTTACAGGCGGTGGAGGATTCCTTGGTCGCTATGTAGTTAAAAAACTCCTGGCCCGAGGATACACAGTTCGGGTGCTCGGACGGTCGGAACAACCCGACCTGAAAGAGGCAGGTGTCGACGTAATTCAGGGGGATATTCGCGATGCGAAAATCGTGCGCGCAGCAGCTCGTGGAGCAGAGGTGATTCAACATATCGCCGCCAAAGCGGGTGTTTGGGGAAGCTGGGAAGATTATTATCAAACCAATGTCATTGGAACGAGGAACGTTCTTAACGCCTGTAAAGAATTGGGTACTAAGAGACTCGTTTATACGAGTACTCCCAGTGTTGTATTCAACGGAGAAGTGCTACAAGGGGTCGATGAGAATCAACCGTATGGCAAAGACTGGCTCTGTCATTACGCGCATACGAAGCGTATCGCCGAAGAAGAAGTACTTTCCGCCAACGATCCCGATGGGTCTGGATTACGGACGATCGCACTTCGACCGCATTTGATTTGGGGCGTAGGAGACAACCACTTGATTCCTCGAGTTGTGGAACGTGCCCGGGCTGGCAAATTACGCATTGTTGGTGATGGCCTGAACAAGGTGGATATCGTGCATGTGGAGAATGCGGCCGACGCCCAGATTCGTGCTCAGGTTGCCTTGGAACGCCAGGAAGGCTGTGGGCGAGCTTACTTTATTTCTCAAGGGGAACCCGTTGTCCTCTGGGACTGGATCAATGATTTACTTAAGCGTCTGGGTGTAGCCCCAGTTGAAAAACAGATTTCACTCAAGTCCGCTTACCGAGTCGGTGCTGTGATGGAAGGGGTTTGGAAAACGCTTCGCTTAAAGGGAGAGCCGCCCATGACTCGCTTCGTGGCTACCGATTTAGCGAAGGATCATTATTTTGATATTTCCGCTGCGCGACAAAACCTTGGATACCAACCAACCGTTTCGACTGAGCAAGGATTGGAAGAATTGGTGAAGGCGCTGCGCGCCGGTTCATAG